TGATGCGATTGAATGAGATCGTGACCTTCGACTCTTACCGTCACGATCGATCCGAAATCGCGAAGCGACGCCAACACGTCCCATGCTTCATGCAAGTCGCGGTTGCTGTTCCGGCCGAGAGCCCGATCGCGAAAATCATCGAAATGAACCTTGCGTTCGTCAATCTCGAGGACGTGCGCCAGGGCGGCCGTATTCGTCACGTAGCGAGCTATCGCTACGGCGAGCCACCGGAGTTCTGCGTTGAGAGGAGTGCCCAGCTGTCAACGGCGAGATCGGCGACTACACACATAACTCTTGGCGTGGTCTTCGTGGGTTCCGTGACTGACGTTTAGCCGAAAGAATCTACCCCGGAAAGGTAGAGAGCACGTATCCTCTCAGGCTCGGCACTTGCCGGACCGACTGTTGCCACGATCTTGGCGCGTGACGCGAGCGACGCAACGTGTCCCCCATCCGACGATTGTGATCGATCTAGCCGTAAAGAGCAAAGCCTAGCATTCCGGACTGCGGTCGACGGTAGTTGAGCAAGCCAATGTCCTCTTCGTCAGTCGCTCAACACCATGCGATGGAGGCTATTGGCAAAGTAAATCCTGCTTTGAACCGATCCATGACAACCATTGTTTCAATGCGCTTTATGTCTGAACTTTCGTCTGTAAGGCGCCGGGCAAACCGCTCGTAATGTTCCATATCGTTTACGGTAACTAGCAAGACGAGGTCAGCCAGACCTGTAACGTAGAATGCGCTCATCACTTCAGGCATCTTGGTAATTTGCCTCTTTAGACGATCAACGGTATCGGCACGCGCGCGCTCCAAGGAAATGAGAACCACTGCGGTCACATTCCGCCCAATTGCTTTTGGAGAAATGATGGAAACGTCGGCCTCTATGACACCCGTCGATCGAAGGCGCTTCAGCCGACGTTGAACTCCGGATGCGCATAGGCCGACCTTCCCTCCAAGTTGTTCACTACAGAGGCGATTGTCTCGTTGGACGAGATCAAGAAGACGAAGATCGATCTTGTCGAGTTGCATCACTGCCTCGCGGCCAGCGGATTGCGATCGCGTCGGGGAAGCAGACGCCTGCGCCGCTTGTCCTGACATTTTCGACTCCTCACCACGCCGCCTAGCTGTTGAACGATTGTTTTCACCCGCTGTCATATGTCTTGGAACACCTGTTGGGAGCCCAGCTCTTTGCGATACATCGAAGCCAGTTGGTGCGGCGATCTCCCCCTCCGCCGGGCTCACCAAACTCGAACCCGGCCGCCCTCTCGAGGATGTCGCGGGTCGGGGCCGACGTTTCTATCGATCGCGCCCCGGACCCGAGCACATATTCCCCACCACAGACGAGTGTGGTAAACGGTCAAGGCGATCGTGGTGACGCCGCTGAAGAACCCCACGGGATTACAGATTTCCGAGCGCGCGACTTTGCAGCGGGGATGCACGGCATCGGGACGCAGCGACAGCGCGCCCTTCCAGCTCGATGAACTCGCCGGCTCCTTTTCGGGCCTCGGATGAGCATGAACCACTTATCACATCGTTTCCGGTGCTGCTCCGTCCCATGATCTTGTTCGTAGCCCGTCTTTTCGTTACATGACACGCCGCAACGGGCGGGATGTGTCAGGCACGACTATCGTTACGCTGTCCGTCCATTGGACCGGCTGCAATCAGCTCAATATCTCGACTGCAAAGTGGGTATGATGACGCTCCAAAAAACCGCCGCCGGATTTCTCCGGCAGCGGCTTAAGTCTTGGGAGAAAGCCGACGAACCGGTCTGCCAGCAGAGAAGAGATAAGAAAGGAATTCTGGCCCCCCGGTCGCTATTATTCAAAAGTTGTCGGATTTGTCACAGCCCACGAACTCAGCATTCGGGTAAAGTTGGGTAAGCCGACAGTATTAGACGCAGCTGTCTTCCAGGTCTCACGCGACAGTGACCGTCCCACGGCTCTGCAAACGCGATATTTGCGGAGCCGCTCGGGCACGATTCACAACAGATGGCCGGCACTACGGGCCCGCGCGGTCGTCAAAGTGGAACCGATACTTCGTCAGCACAATACGGGGCGCTCTTATTTCCCAATACAAAGGTTTCTCGCGCCAAATGCGTGCTTCTCTAGGTCGCCAGAGGGAGAAGGCGGAGCGAGGGGCTTAGCGCCAGTTCCTCACGCCGGCTCCTCTTGACGCTTGGCAATCTGGGCAATTGTGGCGCGGCTGCATCCTGTGGCCCGCTGGATGGCGCCTCATGACCGGCCAGCAACGAGCAAGCGAGCGATGCCCTCGTTGCGCTCGATGTCCTCGGGGCGTTCCCTTGTAGCGGCCCTCAGCCTTTGCCTTCACTTGGCTCTGCGCCTGCCTGCGGCGCCTAGCCGATCGCTCAACCAGTCCGCCAGATGGGGTCTCTTTGTCGCTTACAGATGTCGACACGATCGCGAGCGGGATAGTTTCAGCCGGCGCCCGTGCGCCGTGAAAGGCCATCCGACGCGTCGCGAGATGGTGGCGAACGTGTTCTGAATTGGGTGTGAGCTAGGCCGGGCCTGACTATCCCGATGCGATGAAGGGGATGCTGCTCGCCGAGCGAGAGCCAACGCTTGCATCAGATCATCAAAAATGCAGCGTCATCGGTTTGACCGCGAGCAGAGACGATGCCTGAAGATTAATGCTGTTGGGCCTGGAAGAAGCGTAAGCTTCCGAGGAAGGACGTCTTGCGACGGGCTGGCCTGATGGTTGAGAACTGCACGTATGGACAGCCATACGATCAGTGCGCTGAATCGACTAGCAGTGGTGGACACGGGCCGGCGGCGGCGTTGGCCTGACGAGGAGAAGGCGCGGATTGTTTTGGAGAGCCTGTCCGAGCCGCGCCTGGTTGCGGCGACAGCGCGGCGATATGGCTTATCACGTTCTCTGCTGGTGACTTGGCGAAGAGCCTTCGCAGCGAGCCGCACCAAATCCGAGGCTGGTTTTGTCAGGGCAGTTGTGGCCGAGGGTGGGCCCGTGATGTCGGTGGCGGCCTCATCGGAGAGCGCGCCAGCACATTCGACGGAGCGTCGGATTGAGATCGAGCTGGCTGGCGGGCGGCGCGTCATTGTCGATGCGGGCGTCGACGTTGAGGCGCTTCGCCGGATCATCGGGGCTCTGGATCCGCGATGATTCCGATCCCTACGGGAGTTCGGGTGTGGCTGGCGACGGGCCACACCGACATGCGCAAAGGCTTCGCCTCTTTGTCGTTGCAGGTGCAAGAGGTGCTACGCCGCGATCCGCTGAGCGGTCATTTGTTCTGCTTCCGCGGACGCAGAGGCGATCTTTTGAAGGTGATCTGGCATGACGGCCAGGGGGCCTGTCTGTTTACGAAGAAACTTGAGAGAGGCCGTTTTATATGGCCGTCGCTGGCGGACGGCGTTGTGTCGATCTCGCAGGCGCAGATGAGCTACCTTTTGTCCGGCATCGATTGGCGCAATCCTCAAGAGGCTTGGCGTCCGACGAGCGTGGGCTGAGAGTTTGTCGTTGAATTTGGCGGTGAATGTGATTCCATCTGGTTATGGAATCTGCCGCTGACGGACTGCCGTCCGATCTCGCCGCCGCACATGCAATGATCCTGGCCGAGCGCGCCGCAAGGCTTGCGACGGAAGCCAAGCTTGCTGAAGCGGCCAATGCCCAGGCGAAGCAATCGAGCACTGAAGCGCTGATCGCCCACCTCAAGCTCGAGATCGAGAAGCTGCGGCGGACGCTCTATGGCACGCGCTCGGAGCGGTCGGCGCGGCTGCTCGATCAGCTAGAGCTGGAGCTTGAGGAGCTTGAGGCGGCTGCAACTGAGGATGAACTTGCCGCCGAGAAGGCAGCGGGCAAGACGCAGACGGTGCGTTCGTTTGAGCGCAGGCGGCCCGTCCGCCAGGCCTTCCCCAACGACATCGTGCGAGAACGCGTGGTCCTGCCGGCTCCGACGCAATGCCCCTGCTGCGGGTCGGCGCGACTGTCGAAGCTCGGCGAAAGCGTGACCTCGACGCTGGAGGAGATCCCACGCCGGTTCAAGGTGATCGACACGGTGCGGGAGAAGTTCAGTTGCCGGGACTGCGAGGCAATCACGCAGCCACCGGCACCGTTCTATGCCACGCCGCGGGGCTATATCGGACCGCAGCTTCTGGCGACGATCCTGTTCGACAAATTTGGTCAGCATCAGCCGTTAAACCGACAGAGCCAGCGCTTCAAATGCGAGGGGAT
The DNA window shown above is from Bradyrhizobium sp. CB1650 and carries:
- a CDS encoding Lrp/AsnC family transcriptional regulator, with the translated sequence MQLDKIDLRLLDLVQRDNRLCSEQLGGKVGLCASGVQRRLKRLRSTGVIEADVSIISPKAIGRNVTAVVLISLERARADTVDRLKRQITKMPEVMSAFYVTGLADLVLLVTVNDMEHYERFARRLTDESSDIKRIETMVVMDRFKAGFTLPIASIAWC
- the tnpB gene encoding IS66 family insertion sequence element accessory protein TnpB (TnpB, as the term is used for proteins encoded by IS66 family insertion elements, is considered an accessory protein, since TnpC, encoded by a neighboring gene, is a DDE family transposase.) yields the protein MIPIPTGVRVWLATGHTDMRKGFASLSLQVQEVLRRDPLSGHLFCFRGRRGDLLKVIWHDGQGACLFTKKLERGRFIWPSLADGVVSISQAQMSYLLSGIDWRNPQEAWRPTSVG
- a CDS encoding transposase, yielding MDSHTISALNRLAVVDTGRRRRWPDEEKARIVLESLSEPRLVAATARRYGLSRSLLVTWRRAFAASRTKSEAGFVRAVVAEGGPVMSVAASSESAPAHSTERRIEIELAGGRRVIVDAGVDVEALRRIIGALDPR